The Dermacentor andersoni chromosome 1, qqDerAnde1_hic_scaffold, whole genome shotgun sequence genomic interval gcggtctgttacgtttcgcctacaacgcgcggtaatgccggcgcggatgcaacggacgccggggcttcgttcaaagcggcggacattttggcccgtgcgacgccgcctcaacgcttccccgccaagcgtgtccaggcgtgtttcagtgccacgtgtcttcgtgtgtgcgtgtgtgtgtgtgtgcccacgcttgtcaaagcgcggcagccggggagcggagctccccaagtgagggttggcgatgcgtcactacactcggttcagcaggtctctcggctcgaccgtgcgcgccgtcgtgggctcatgctccgccgtcccgtgaccttcatcccgtgaccttcatcccgtgaccttcccttttggaccgcgacgccgagagtataagagcagctgcccccggacgccaggagagaggctccgatttgtactgttgagttacgtgctctcccgtctctccacttcggtcgacctgaccggccgctcttttgctatgttagaataaacaagttgttctgttaccagtcttctcttgctttgccgggaccttcggatgcttccagtgccccaggccgccaggccaacgctacccttggggcttgcgacccattggcaataacgggcgtcagcaccgagaccccatcaactcgtgccagcggtgcgattccaacaagatgtaatatgcgtgaatagaAACATTTTATggagattttactttgagaacgcgctatttgcgtagccatatccacgttttagacgaagcctcttacaacaccagccaacacgagcctcgcagacacatataccgtcattcccatgacggcacggtgcccccttaagaaactcccatagacggtggcgccagattgccctctaggtgttatagtgagaaactctatgcccatCCTGGAAACGGTGCGCGAGAGCACGCGCCTGCTACGGCTTCCGGAAAGATGACGTGTTTCCTACTCTTTCCACTGATGCGAGTGGATGCGAGTCAGTTCTCCTCGCCCACTCGTTCCTCCCGCCGCCGCGCAGCCGGGCGTCTGAAGCTGCTCTCAGGCGAGATCGGGAACGTGTTGGCGCGCTTTGAGCTTGGCGCGAACGTTGAGCTTGCATCGCATACGtaagccgctgctgctgcctccgtCGCCGCGCGTCAAGTTCTTCTACCTCTTCATTATCTAACAAGAACTGCAGGAGTACGGTCGGCGGGGCCATTTTCGAAAAGCGCGCGAAGTGCGATAGCGGATGCGGAAGCAACATAACATTCGCCAGACGGCGCGTTCGTGCACCCGAAAACAGTCGGCGAAAATGGCCGTTAAGTTAAGCTCCGAAGGCGTCGCACTCAAGCGCACTCGAGCGTGCTCCTTTGGAGTTCGGAGCGCGCTAACTTAACGCGCCCATTGTATTTCACGCGCAATGTCGACCTTGTCTTATTTAGCATCGACACTTggtttactttttctttgtttgaCCAAGAGCCCAGGTCGGCTGATCTTGGAGAATGTGCAATCTGTGAGGCTACGTGGTTAATTTTCGATTATACTGGCGCTAATTACAGCCGTACTGTTAATTTTAGCTACTCTGCGACTAATTTTCGCTTCTTGTGGGCACCGCAGAAGCTGCGTTCCAGACACATGTGCCACGCGCGAGCACTGCTTACTCTAAGCGAACTCGCTTCATTTCCCAAAAGCCTGACTTTTGCCatacggcggctttgcctcaataTAATTCTACCTAAGGTGATGCACTCTTTCCGGGGGTAAAGTGCAATGTGGTTCATTACCTACTATACTGGCGCCAATTACGCCGGTACCGTCGATTTTACATAGTCTGCGACTCATTATGGCCCCTTGAGACCTACGTTTTGATACCTCTTGCCAATCGCTACGACGCCATGACGGAAAGaaagggccgttttttttttctggagcaaGATACGCTAATACGCCAAATACGTGTGAAGTCAGCTAAGAATACCTTGTCTTCAAAATTACATGACGGTTAGAAGTGCGTACCGCGGATGTTTAAGCGTTAGGTGTGGTGCGGGCTAAGCGTTTTCATGCCCGATCTCAAGCTCGCCCAATTGCTTGAGGTCTGAAGGTCCAGCTTCCTACATGACATTTCAGTGTAAATGATACTTTATAGCGTTCTCGTTTAAAGTACTACGCTCATATCCGATGCCCTAGTGTTCGCCGGCTTTCTAAGCGTACACACACTGGCGCAGCCGGGCGCACAGCGCGCCGAGTGAGCCACAGCCGTCGGCGTTCTCGTAAGCACATCCGTTTAACGCGACGCGGCAGCAAAGGGCCGCGAAGTCACCTCCTCACAAAGAGAAATGCGAGGCGTGACCGCGCCGTGACAGAACTTCCACGATACTGCGGTTGCAATATGTGTGTTTCGCCACCCATGATGCGCGGAGGGCAACAACATTTGGTGATTTTCCAAGGAGCCAAGCTGTGGGTCACGTGACCGAACTGTCCCCTCTTATTGGCGGAAGCGCACACGTCATCTCGTGCGCTTCCACCAGAGAGGATAGTGAATGAGGTTTGAGAGATGATAGAGGAGGTCTGAGTAAAGTAACAACACGAAACTGAGCAACGAGATAAATGCTAACGCTTTGAAATCGTCTGCGTCACGACTTGAAAGGCCAAACGAACCACGAGTGGTGATACATTATGCTAGGGGTCTCAAACAAGGCAATCCGTGGAAAGCGGGCCCACACGCGGCATGCAAAACCTTTGTATGCTGTCAACAAGGCCTTCCAGAGCCTAAGCTGCAAGCCTAAGCCCCAGTAAGTTCTCTCAACCCTCACCGGGATATACGGTATACGTTATAGCGTGGGTCCTTCGGGAGCTGCGCATATATCTACGTAGCCCGATTCCCGACGAGAGTTTGCCACCCCTGTGCTTCCCCAATCGCGACAGACAAAAAAGAATGTTCCCGCAAGCGCTGTCGAAAAACTAATTTGCCGTCGAATCACTTAAGCGTCATGCTCTTTAAATTTTTAAGCTACGAAAATAAATAACTAATGGCGTTTGGGACCAAGACTTAAAGCTTCTAGCCAGAGAGCGTAAGAGTGCACACAAACGAAACATTCATAAAGCACTTTCTTTTTTCCAATGGTTTTCATTGCGACAATAATTATACTGACAGTCCAGGCGCGTTGGCACCAccgccgtcgccgtgctgtccCGCAGTGCGATGGCGCATGCGTGTCCCGTGCACCGACTCTTGGAGGTCACATGATCTTCTGAGTTTCAAAAGTGCGACACATTGAAATAATGAAGGGAGCAGCAACTCAAAGCCCGCACTGGGACTTCCTCATTGCATCAGCGTTGTGACCGCCAGTGCTCGAGGTCATATAATGAACTCTGTTCATGTGTGTCGTTGGACGCATGACACCACGTGTgtttggttagtaagcgaatgttcactgcAATTTATACTGCCCACGGTATGACTACAAGTATGCTTCGTGTAAAATTCTAATAACGTGCTTTCGTTGTCAATGCTTTGACCCTcgagcgaaactgcaacttttgaacaaatttattattatttcctcTTTTGTTTTTGCATAAGAAAGCAATCCAAGGAATGTTCTTTGTCCTCGAAAAGGAAATTGCATTTTTTTCGTATATCTCCAACTCAGCTGTGGTGCCGCTGGAGTTCGTATATTGCAAAAGTCGCTGCGCGTACGCTCATTATTGTTACTGTAGGTAATAATCTTGCTCATCAGAGAATATTCCATACCACGTGTAGTGAATACAATTACTAAAGTAGACAGCGTATTGGAGATAAAGCTAGCTTTTTCTGAAAGACAATATTCGCGACCGCACCAGTAAACATAAGAGCGACTCGCACATTTGCCTGTACGTTGCAATCGTGGACTTTAGGATGCAGTCAGAGGTGGAGCTCTCTACACTTTAGAAACGACTTGAGACAAGTGAAGTTCCGAAGTCCCTGTCCCCAAAATGTGAAGCAAGATACGCTGGAGTTCTACGTATTATTTCGCCAAAAGCCTTACTGTGGGACAACGCTCCACGGAACACCAATACATTTCCTGACACATTTTGGAAACAAAATGTACGGGCTTTGAGAACATACTAGCTTCAACTCGCGACTGCACTATAGTATACGCCCTAACGTTACTCACCTGGAGCCGCTTAATTGTTAATTCGGCTCATGGTGGTGCGTAATATGTACTTGCTGAGGACCGAACTGCTAATAAAATGTTCCAAAAGTACGGGCTTTTAACCTCTTTTGCACACGGTctaaatttttcttttctcatgtCATATGACACACGTGGCAGTTACGCAAAGTCCCTCACTACAGCTTGATACAGTGCTCATCACGCTTGCCTGCAGACCGGTTTTTTGCCTCCCCCATGTGTTATggtgtttttcactggtcgatctggagcggttGCCGAAATTTTGGAGCAAGCGCTCGGAAGTTCATCCATCTGACTCTGAAAGTGGAGCGCAGAAATGCTCCGTGGTAGATTATATCGGAAGTTTTTTGCGCACATGTCACACAAACCAACTTCCGCTCGTGCAACCAAAGTCGCCATCCCTCAACGGGCGGAAGCGACGTATGCTTCTCGTCCTATTTGCGCCTGAATCCGCGTTTCGGCGGCGGAGCTAGTAGTGacagcgatccggcgcggagcgagctgttccgaaacgaccagtggaaagcgcgaacccgctccagatcgacctgTGAAATCTGGATTCGCCGTCGCGGAGCGAAAAATCCTGCTCCAGAGCGATCAGCGAAAAAACTTCATTAGATTCGGCGCAGGACAGCACAGTCTTTTTCTTTGCCACATATAAGCGAACAACTCAGGAAACACCCTGAAAAAAATACAAATTGTAAAGTATCCGTTCTTGTGGTCGTCAACgcagcatatgtatatatatatatatatatatatatcttataaACCGCTGACTTTACGATTAACCACTCGGAACACACTGCACGAAAATTTAGGTTGGTTAGACATACCCAACGCTGCCGTCTTTACCGGCGGTGACGTCGCTGTCTTGTCTTGCTGCACCGGTGCCGGTTCTCTTGAAGTCTCAGGCAGCTTCTCATCGCCTTGCTTTGGAGCCGGTGCAAAAGCTGGGTCTTTTTGATCAACTTTTTCGATAGGCTCTTTGAGAGCATTGGGAGATTTCTGGCCTTGAGGCTTGCCTGTCTGCTCAGGTACGTCGACAACCCCGGCGTTTTTCGAACTCGCTTTCACCTCCTGAGCAGAAGCGTTGCTAGGCTCGCTAACCTCCACTAGCTTTACAGTTTTCCCGTCCGGCATCTTGTCCTCTGGAATTTTTGCGTCTGGTGCTTTCTGATCCGGCATCGTCGGCTCGGATGCTTTTTGTTTGAGATCCTTGTCTTCGGGCGCGCTTTCCTTGTGATCTGGCACTTTGCTGGACGACGCGAGGTCTCCAGGAGGAGGCTGCTTCACGTCTGAGGTTCCTATAGGTTGCGTCAAGCTGGCTGTCGGGGTCAGTTTAGACGATTCAGACGCCTTGCCACTCTTGGAGCTTGGTTTTCTCTTCGATTTCTTAGCCTTGATCTTGGAGCCCCTGAGCTTCCTATATAGTTTGCTAAAGACACTTTTTCGCTTGACGCTCGATCCCTTTCCACCTTTTCTGTGAGACTTGGAGGACTTCGATTTTTTATGGCTGCTCGAGGCGTCCTTTTTCGAAGCTGTCTTTTGCTGGCGTGGTTTGGATTTCTTCGAGACTGGCTTACCCTCGGAGGGTGCCCCTGTGCCATCGTGTGATTTGTCGCCGCGTTTCTTTGCGGTGCGATCTTTCTTCTTCCCTGACTTGGACGCTTTCGAGGCGGACGGATCCCTTGACTTTGTCCGTTTGGATGACTTCGTTCGCTTTTTCCCGTCTTCCTTCGGTTTTGCGCTAGCTTGTTTTTTGTCCTTGTTCGCCTTCTTACCCTTGTTTTCTTTCGTGCTCATCGTGTTGCCGTTCACGTCTGTTCGAAGGCTGGCCTTTGCTGCTTGACACAATCAATAGTTCACCATTTAGTGACTTGCTTTCCTCTTTCCTGTGGTCCGTCGCCTCTTTAccttgaagaagaaaaagagttCGCATTCGATTTGTCGCGCTTGTTATCATGTCAAAGTATATTCGATGTCTACAAATAATTATGCGTATAATTTAAAGAAAACATCTAACCAGCATTTGACTAGCTTTTGCAGGTCGTTAGATGCGAAGGCCAGTAGATTTGTAATCTTTTATTATGTTCCCTGATCTGTAGTCATGGGGACTCTtctaagaaagaaaaataaacagatgAAACAGGGAAGCTAGCCTCGCTTGAATCCTCGCTTGACCGTATAGACGCTGGACGTCTATACAGAAAATTACCCGATTTATCCGAACTTCTGCATCAAATAATCAGATTTATGTATACTTTAGCTAAAAGAACTCAAAATTGGTCGTTTATTCTGATACATTTTGAAGACAAAATAAACCATGTTACAAATCTACAGTTGGCTTTAACATTCCGTCAGCGGCACTTTGTGTGATTGGATATCCAGGTTATCTATATATCAAGCACATCCATATCAAGCATATTGACAAGCGTACTTGTTTAtctatatgcaaaaaaaaaaaaggccactcTCCGCTTAGCCGTCTACTTTGCCTGTCTTTCTAGTATTTTGGTGTCGTGTACGCCGAGAACGTGCTGCATCCTCACTCATACATGCTATCAAGCCAGGAAACCTTAAATTTCACGTCGGACACCGAATCTTCATAAAATACGAGGGAAAATGCGGTTCCGGAAATGTTTCAAATGCTTCCCAGGTGCACAATATATTAACCCAGAGCGTTAGAATTCAGCCGTTGGCTTTAACATCACGTGAGTGACACTTTGTGTGAGTCGACATCTAGGTTATCTATATATCAAGCACGTCCAATCAAGCATATTGACaagcgtacttgtttatctgtaTGTAAAAAAGCATAAAGATGTACGCGAATCAATATCAAACTTGCTCAGATGCAGTTGTAGTCTATAGGTGCGGGGGCAAAGAAGCTTGTTAACGTTCTCTGCCAGCTATAGTCCAGTCATGAGACGTACAGAGACACGGGCCCTCATACATAGCGTACGTAGCTAGGGTTAGAGGATAACTGACATGACATTTTTGGCGCCTTCTATTGTATGTGTGCGTGTTAAATGAACATCCTGGACCTGTAAACCctagaaaaaaattatgcagaccaTCGCACATGTTGGGATCTATCTGAAGCGAAGCTTTACTCAAGCGGTGTGTATTAAAATTCTATTCAACTGCCATTTGACGCACACAGTTGCGTTTAGTTTCATCCCATGCAACATGTACTCCCATGCAGTGCAGATGTTTATACACTACACTATTCGCAAGCTGTGCCGAAATGTAAACTGTGAAACTTCGACGCAGCGATGTGatgaggacgaaggcgatgtacagtgctcacggaatgaaatgcgacgcggagcatttagtagaaccctacatatgtgcaaagtacgtgAGAGCACCATGTcgtgtcgctaggaatttggtcaccaaaggcgtggactccgatgtaagtgtacgcgccagaattacgtcgatgtgacgcgaactgcagccggttgaaacgaaagtatgcgcattacttagccctaaattgacgcacttcattccgtgagcactgtacatgatGTTTATCGAGGGAAGAATACTGATTAAATGTGTATGCGCAGAGAACTACAACACCATATAAACGCATTTAAGCATTATTTGTGTTATGGCCAATCCTACATCGGGCCGCGCAGCGAGCATGGCTAGACGACCGGTCGAACCGGAGTGAGTGCCAAAACGTCGGCATGTTCTGCTACCGCGTGACCACCTTCTGTGCCATCACGTTATGACACGAACATCTCCTGGGAAACGAAACCGCTactgggcccatattcacaaaaatatCTTACCccaaaattgttcgtaagagaaaaaatCAGACAGTGGTGACGATAGACATGCCATtggcgaaggcggccagccaatggcaaacatTTACGAAAGAAAATATTTGTGAAATCTGAATTGACAAAGCTTTTCGGTCGTAAGTTCTCTTTGCCATTAGCCAGCCGGCTTCACTGATGATATTTCCGGCATCAGGATTgcctgaaattttctcttacaaaCAATTCTGGCGCAATATGtacttgtgaatacgggccctggttcGTAGAAAAGTATACAGTCAATTATACAAAATTATAAGTAAATTATTTAGAATTAtgcagtaaattatttagggtgctcTGAGGCTTCCCATTATTTTTCCCAGGGTTTCAAGGTCTGGGACATTAATTtaacgtaaaaaaataaaaagtcggAAATACCATCCTTTAACCTTTAACCTCCTTTAACCTGGGTCTAACTAGAAAGATttgtaataaagcaggcggcgcagtatCGGCAAGTACTTCGGCAAATAATTCTCACGTCCCTTCTCCGCATTACACATCTACATTGCGGTAAAGCCATTATTATCCGGAACAGCACGCTTTCAGTTATTTCGTTTCATTTACTGAACATAATGAAAGTCCGGTTTAAAAATATAAAATTGCTATTATCTTGTCGCTGGCCCTTTGTTCTATGCCCATGCAATAGCAGCTGCAGCCAGAGGCTGGACTCTTCATCCACCGTCTAGAAGTGTAGCTTACTTCGGTGGATTCTGTCCTGAGAGGCTCTCAGGCGCTGTCTAATTTGGAACATTGTAGATATATCTGTCGTTTAATTTCATATTGCTGAGCAAGTGCGGTGACGACGTCGATGCTTGCTTGATTGTGCTCATGCGATCTCAACCGATTAATCGCGACAAACAGTATTAATTGTGATTATATCATTAATCGATTAAACGTAAGCTTAAATGACCAATCCCCTAGCCCTATCGTATACTAAACATTAGGTGTCCCTCTAAGTTTGATTCCTACTCTACAGACACTGTACGACGGCTCATAGACTATTGACAATGTTCCAAACATTGACCAGGAGGACACGATCGGA includes:
- the LOC126547400 gene encoding uncharacterized protein, which gives rise to MSTKENKGKKANKDKKQASAKPKEDGKKRTKSSKRTKSRDPSASKASKSGKKKDRTAKKRGDKSHDGTGAPSEGKPVSKKSKPRQQKTASKKDASSSHKKSKSSKSHRKGGKGSSVKRKSVFSKLYRKLRGSKIKAKKSKRKPSSKSGKASESSKLTPTASLTQPIGTSDVKQPPPGDLASSSKVPDHKESAPEDKDLKQKASEPTMPDQKAPDAKIPEDKMPDGKTVKLVEVSEPSNASAQEVKASSKNAGVVDVPEQTGKPQGQKSPNALKEPIEKVDQKDPAFAPAPKQGDEKLPETSREPAPVQQDKTATSPPVKTAALEAVQSDNRAPSVVEAGPIDGQQQQSSKLREEVIQPERLPIKDESWPDTAASTTFTCPETLIEHTGAIRVDWALLQDFLLPEFAAAL